The Stratiformator vulcanicus genome has a segment encoding these proteins:
- a CDS encoding MarR family winged helix-turn-helix transcriptional regulator, whose translation MTDPSAAESRPYRSEPEQSTYPFGPTPTDSRTASSPNTAEPTPTPHAGPSQEPRPTGHSSYGARPETPASTPTVPTYPFPQQHITPEPSQPTASGHPLNADSSEEAYAESHIAGRITPEATVPAAPDAPSSLIETLLRVGHRLRGLLDNRFSELGLSDARFVALKIIREAAPHGCTQAHLASKLGQCESSISTLVERMRTSQLLYRLRSKADRRKRVLMLTEDGRRLLEDASVKYEREARLLCEGLTEEERTKLADLMAELNSGLERAESGVDSRSSNAA comes from the coding sequence ATGACCGACCCGTCCGCCGCAGAGTCGAGACCGTACCGATCCGAACCGGAGCAGAGCACGTATCCGTTCGGGCCGACGCCGACTGACTCACGGACCGCGTCTTCGCCGAATACGGCGGAACCGACACCGACACCGCACGCCGGTCCGTCACAAGAACCAAGGCCGACCGGTCACTCGTCATACGGTGCTCGGCCGGAAACGCCGGCCTCAACGCCGACGGTTCCGACCTATCCCTTTCCGCAACAACACATCACTCCGGAGCCGTCGCAGCCGACCGCCTCGGGACATCCGTTGAATGCCGATTCGTCCGAAGAAGCGTACGCCGAGTCGCACATCGCCGGGCGGATTACACCGGAAGCGACCGTTCCGGCTGCACCCGATGCCCCGAGCAGCTTGATCGAAACACTGCTGCGAGTCGGCCATCGCCTCCGCGGGCTGCTCGACAACCGCTTCTCTGAGCTCGGGCTTTCGGACGCACGGTTCGTCGCTTTGAAGATCATTCGCGAAGCGGCCCCTCACGGCTGCACCCAGGCACATTTGGCGTCGAAGCTCGGTCAATGTGAATCGAGTATCAGCACGCTCGTCGAGCGGATGCGGACATCGCAGTTGCTTTATCGCCTGCGTTCGAAAGCGGACCGCCGCAAGCGGGTCTTGATGCTCACCGAAGACGGTCGACGGCTTCTCGAAGACGCCTCCGTCAAGTATGAGCGAGAAGCCCGGCTGCTGTGCGAAGGGCTGACCGAAGAGGAACGCACGAAGCTTGCCGATCTGATGGCCGAACTCAACTCGGGACTGGAACGAGCCGAATCGGGCGTCGATTCCCGCAGCAGCAACGCGGCCTGA